The Tripterygium wilfordii isolate XIE 37 chromosome 1, ASM1340144v1, whole genome shotgun sequence sequence TCAGAGGCGTCACATGTGCGCTTTTCATCCTCCTATAGCAGACCAACTAGATCGCGTCCTGATTATTTGCAGCAGGAGATTGAGGAGCGTGTGGCTCGAATGAGCTCCGAGTTACATGATCAGTTTTCATCACAAAGCACTACGATTAGTACATTACAGGAGGAGCTGCAGTTCTATAAGCAATCCTCGGAGACACAAAGCGAAAAGATGAAGCGACAAAACCGGAGGTTAGAGAAACAGAATCGGATGattcagaaacaaaatcaaatgatgcaGGGACTCTTTGCTCGGCTTGGGATGCAACCACCTAGTGATGACATTGACGATAATAGCGAGGATGGTGGACACACTTCCGATGAGGAGTAGATTATGGGGTTGTATTCTTTTGTGAAAACTTTGTTAAACATCTTGCTAAAACTTTTATATAATCactttttattgtattttaaatacaattatattaattaaaaagtaatatcgcattaaaataaataatatagaaataaaaattgataattaaataaaattttatgaaaaaataattagtgacggaaatttaataattttccgtcacaaattaaaattgtaatttttttaaaaaaaaatatattttttagtgacggaatagtccatcacaatttcaaaaaattttattaaaatattattttattagtgacggattttttgaaaatgtatttttattatttaattaacgcATGACCCATCGTCACAAAGTCCGTCACTAAAattttccgtcacaaaataTCCGTCACGAAGTCCGTCACTAATACCGTCACAAAATATCCGTCACAAAATGTCATCACTAATATTTTGCGACGAGGGTTTTTGTCACGGAATTTTTTCCGTCACGAATCCCGTCACAAAACatttttgtgacggaattttcttattttgtgacggataattccgtcacaaaatcaCCTGTTTGTTGTAGTGAGTGATCACTCTCTTTGTGGCTTGGTGGAGAGACGGACGTACGTTTAAggctatacacacacacacacacacattaaaCATGAATTAGTTGGGTTTTCAAGATGGGTTACAATCAAAATTTATGGCAGCAGATAGACTTCTTGCAATCATGAATGTGAAACTTATTGATGAATTGAGTCAATTTTGGTGGAGGCATTTAAGGCAATTGCTTTCCAATTAAATaattctacatatatatatatatatagattggtGCTGATCTGTGGGTTTGTCTTAATATGGGTTAATTACACATCTAGGTCCCATTTGATCCggacaaattatttttttgccgTCTGGGGTATTTATGAGTAGCTAGGGCCAGTGAATGAGGAGGAAGGAAAATTGGGTGAGCCTCCCTTATTAGGTTCAGGGTGTAATGAATGAGAGCTCATGAAAAGCTGTTATCAatggagggggagggggaaggTAAGGTGGGGGCTTTGGGGTTGTGAGACAATTTATGATTTTCACAGCACCTTTGCATCTCAAATTAGGACCACCTTTTCTTTGGGGCTAACAATATTTCAGACTCTCATTGATTATACGAACATTCTGGTGACTGTGAGTCCCACAATATTAATACTAATATGAAGAATTGAATTTAAGGGGAGGTTTATTTGGGCTTGAAGTCCACAATTTATTGTAATTAAAGACTGAAATTAATTACTAATcattaatcataataataaagcCAGCCTTGtgacagaaaaaagaaaaacctacTGCACCAATAACTTTACCCCTTCTGTGTGTGTACACACCATCCTTACCATCTCAACTAGTGGCTCAGGACTCAAGTGTATCTAATTATATTACTTAAtggcacaaaaaaaatttgatatggATGTGCTTAGAATAAGGTGACGTGATGGAATTGCAAACGAGTGAATAAAttaatcgaaaatgataaaagtcACAACATTTACTATCTCAGATATCACAGTTGTTTAGTtggatgcacatgattcaagtgtTTTTGTGGGCTTCACATGTCGCACATGATACACATAAAATCATGTGCGCACAACTCAACAATTGGGATAATTTGGATACGAGCTGAATACCTATCATAAGCAATGTTTTAAAAACCGAATTTCGAATCGTGTCGATAGGCCACTCATAAATGGTTTAACCTGTCAGCCGATTtgatataattaatttaaattttgataattcataataaattataaaatacttgtaaattattagaaaaattagaaaaatactataaattaaattcatttaaataaaataataaacacaataataacactctcaatctcaaattaaatgcaatattaccaaattcaatatcaaattaacaaacatttttATAAGAAAGTCcaacaaaatcatataaattataaaagtccAAGTCCAACATAACCATTTATATCTCAATTAGGTTCAATTTTTactcttagttttttttttttacttatttattttcatattttgttatttttacaaatattctcaacaatttttttattattttgaaatatttCATGATGATCTCTTTTGAAAtagtataaaaaatatatttctcaaaggCACACAGCTAAACTATCATTTAATCATTGGTCGCTCATTCTATTCCGAAGCCAATTCTTGAAAATCTTCATGACAGCAAATGGTCTACTATAAATTTGCAACTAAAAACAAGTAATGTCAAATTCAGAAGTCCATAAATCATTGTGCATACACTTATGTCTTCTAGTATCAAtcatttttttcaataagaTCACTAATTCTTTTTAGTTCCGATAAATCATCGTTAGAGTGCACATCAttaataacaaaaatatcaagttgATCCGAAAGTGTCAAAAATTCCATAATTGAGAGGTGTTAAATCTTAACTTATAAAGAGTTTTGTTTTCCCTCAAATCTTCGATGCAGGACTTTTATCTTAGCACTCCCCCGCTCGTGTTGTGTGTCAATAGACTTGTTACAACTGAACCAAATAAACGTTAATGTTTGTGGTAGGTTTCATCATTATTTGTCGATCGAAGAATTCCATTGTCACAACAGTACTAATTGAGATGGTCGAGAAGGTCCATGCACAGAGACTTGCATAACGCATTAGGGAAGCTAAACTTGAGACAAATCTTTGaataatcaactcatatatatatatatatatataatattgtgaTCTTTGAATTTTGTGTTAATTAGCTTTTATAATTAGAGTAAGGACACACAATTATTAACCACATAACAGGCCCTTAATTACTAAATGTAGTGGATAAAAATGATCCAAGTACAATTACTCAGGTATTACCAAGCCTAGTCAACTATGCTAACTAACGGGCCCCAAGTCTAGAAATTATGTGCAGGCATGCGGCCCAACATGATTTAATTAGGCATCCGCCAAAGGTTCGACCTACGGACCAAGCTCATGGCCCGTTTAGGTATGATAATTAAGACTCCTACTTTTACTGTTTGCATCACATACATGTCAGCTCATTCTGTTCGAAATCGCCAAATTCAGCCGACTTGCCACCCCACTTTTTCCCCTTGTTTCGCATTCATCATGCATTCTGGCCTCGATCCTAGTATCGACTTCAAGATTGACCAATCATAACTCACTCTTCAAATACAAGGTTGCTAGGTCACCTATCCCAAACAACCTTGAGATTTGTATTCGTCCTATCTCAGAGGACGAGCCATAATAAAAGACTTATTAATTTATTCACCAATCATCTTAGTCACCTTTTTTGACACATGCTACTtacaaataataatttattttcatatCATCCTTCGACCTTGAGATCTGTCCCCACATGTCGTGATGTCATCTCCATTTACTTTCACATGAATTACAAAATACTCCTTCTTCCCAAACAAGAGAGGACTCTCGGAACACCCTAAGCTTTCTGAAACTTATTGGCTCCTAGTCTTTTCTCTGGGAATCACCATTGCAGTTGCCTTTCTTGCACCCATTCCTTGATCTTCGAAATACCTTTCCTGACTTCCCTGCCTCTACGATCGACACCATACTCACGTGCATTTGCAATCCCCCTTCTTTGGTTGTCCGCCCTACTAACTTGATCATTGGAGTTTCTTTGATCAACACCTATTTAGTGTCAAGACTAATTCAATTGTCTTTTGCCTACGTCATTTGGAGGAAACTAATAGGCCACATTGATTTGTTCTGTAATTGTAGTTCGAGCACCTCCAGTAAACTAAAGTTGGAGAAGAAAAAGCTTAAATAAAGCCAGCTATCAAAGAATAAAGCCAGATATGGAAGAAATGAGACAGCTCAATGATTACATGAAATGGAGTAGAAAGCCACGCAGCACCAGCACAAGTTGTAATAATTATCATCATCTCTTCTATGCTTTTTCACCTGGTCCTCAGTCCTCACACGTAGGTAAACCTCCTTTTGTGTAAAAaagagctctctctctctctctctctctctctctctatatatatatatatatatatatccttgcaTTCCGTTGGCCAATCTTTTCTTTTATAATCTTGTCTAGTAACAGGATAACTCATTGTTTCATTTTTCACATTGTGATTATAAATTCTCATATTAAGCATGCTTCGGCATTTCTTCATACTTAATAGATATTGAGAGTTGATTTGGTTACTTACCCACCCACGTTTAAGTAATTATGGATTTAAGtcactcaaacatataataCCAAACATACGGTTGGATAAACCCTGTATTGAGCTGGGGTTGCAATTCTTTTAGCTAGAATTGACTACAATTTTCCTTCAAAACTAGGtcaaatcatttttttcttcctaaatGACATATCATGGTTTAGATGTTAGGATTAAGATAAGGATGGCTTAATGTCGTCTTGGGTTCCATATGATTGCATGTTCATTTTTTCTAGACTTGGGCTATTTTGTTTTTCTGATGTTGGCTCTGCGGTTCTATTATTTTTTGGGAGGTTAACTCAATGTCTTTAAACTTTTTTGAGGTATGTCCATCGTATCATGTACATGAttacttttaatatattttttacttaacaaaaaaataatgtttagggtttagattttttttttcaaaatctactatattttaacattataaacacaaaaaatattcaataacacattttaaacgatgatttaacataatttttgagAGTTATACCCCATCCCCTCGTATCACTCCATatctttgccttttcttttttttaagaaacttttttttttagcaCAACAATGGGGATTAGTGCTAACAATGTCGTTTAATATGTCCATTATGAGTTTTCTCGGAAGTAAATAATAGCTGAGACTATACAAAAACCCGAAAATCACGCTCAACAGGACGACTGGTCAACGAAAGAACTTTGTCCGTGCTTTCTTACACTGACTTGTACACGTGTGATAATATTATACGTTACTCTCCATATTCTTTGACCTTTTGACTTTCTAAAGCTCTATCGCTCCCACAGCACTCACTAGCTTCAGAAATTCATGCCGCATTGGATCCGAACCATCTAACAGGGAAAAAGCATAGTCGTTTGGTGATCAGTGGACCCGGGttgtctttctcttttttaattaTGGACCCGAATCGTGACTGATCCCCACTAAACCACCATCATGACCCTCATCTGCTCTATAATTCCGTTTTCGCTTTAGTGAGTGTTAACCCACACTCCTTTTAAAGGCTCCATCTTTGTTCTCGGCATCAAGCAGCAGGAGCAATGGCAGAGACTCAAGACTTAGTGGTTTGTGATTATCCAGTACCGGGTACACCCGGTATCCGGGAAATGAGGACTGAGAATGAGATGCGATCCGAAAGTCTTGGGTCGGGTGGCAGTAATCCAGGTTCCGGGATTAGGAGGGTGAGCATGAGAGCTGAGATTGATACCTCGCCGCCATTCGGGTCGGTGAAGGAAGCTGTGACCCGTTTTGGTGGCAGCGGGTCCTGGATGCCCTACAAGGTTGGCATTTTGGCTGTTTTTTAGTTTGTTTTTCATGCATGCATTGATGTACCAAGCAACATTTGAGAAGGCTTTGTTGAATGATTTAAGATATTATTTtggcttcaatttttttaattaattagttatttCTACTGCGACCATTTCAACAAGTCTATGTGCAACATTTTTTTAACTAAAGAATCACCTAGCATGTCCTTTGAACAGTTGAGTTGACGTAAATCTCGGACCATCAGATCAGAACAGTTTGTACCATGTTGGTGACCGATAAGACTGGATTGAAACTCATGCGGGTGAAATGAGACTTCTAACCCCTCCCCGGAAGTGGATCCTAAAGCCCACGAGGCCAGAAAACACTCCTAATTGGTTCGAACCTCCGACCTTAgcaatcaaaacccaaaaatataACCAACTGAGCTGTTGCaacacattcatacactcatgcaTGACATGGCAAATTTTCGATTATATACGTCCATTAAAATTTGAGATTAATTGAAACCATGTGTTATTATGTTAATTTGGTTTGTGGGTTTGACAAGCAGCAGGACATAGAACAAATAGATATAAAGAAAGTGGAGGAGCAAGCAGCAGAGTTGGAGAAAGATCTGATCGTCAAAGAACTTGAAACACTCGATGTTCTTGAAGAGCTAGGAACCATAAAAAAGATTGTAGAAGAGTTCAAGCGTCAACTACAAAACGAAGCATTGATCAGATGCATGACAAGTCCTAGTTACGCTCACATTTCGAGTCCTAGCTATGGTTACAACCCTTCCTCTTCTCCTGATTTGATTCTAATGGAGCTGAAGCAAGCCAAATTGAATATCGGTAAAACCATGACCGGTCTCGGTGTGATCCAAACTTCTGTTGAATCTTTGAAtaacaaaatgaagaaagagaaattGTTGCTTGAGAAAACCTGCCAGATTCTTACTTCAAAATTTGCAGGGGCACGGTCTTTTGACGAAGCCAACGTCGGCGCAAAAACAGCTCAATTGAGGTTGATTGCAGCTCGAAAGATGGAGGAAGCAGCCAAGGCAGCAGAAGCAGTTGCTATAGCAGAAATGAAGGCTCTATCCGTCGACGGCAATGACAAGTTTTCTGGGTTTGTCCTGCCAGAGCCAGAGCACAAACCAGAGCAACCCAAGAACAGAGTTTGGCCACAGAGACGAAGTGACACTAATAGTATGACTAAAGTGGCTattctgaagaagatgaaggaagcGACAGAAGAAGTCAAGCATAGCAAACAAGCCCTTGAGGAGGTTCTACAGAAAGTAGAAACTGCAAACCGAAAACAATTCGCGGCCGAAGAGGCTCTTCGAAAATGGATTCATCAGCATGATTATGACACAATGCCTGTCAGTTATGGCATTGAGAATGGTGTTAATGATGATTCGAAGCAGGTTTCGAGGACAACAGTGTCAATGCGGGATGTGCTGAGGAAGAAGCAAGTACTGCCTGAAGAATATGTACAAGAAGAAGGTCCTCCAGAGAGACAAAGAGTGGCTTTGAGTCAAATGCTTCAGGAGCTTAAAGAAGACCTCACATTTCACCCAAAACCAGAGAAAGACATTGGAGTTGAtattaatccaaagcaattgttTGGACAAAGGAGAAAGTTTGGGTTCATCCACATTTCTCTTCCAATATTGGCTAAACAAAGTAGAAAGAAAATGCATTCTTGAAGACCATTATGAAAGATTTGATAAATAGTTTGCTCTAATAAGtagttttattatttatttgtttgtttaagAATTGTATAATTATCTATTGTACTTTTTCTATGTCTTGGATTGAAGCAATGGAATGTCCTTTTCTATGTATGTTTCTTTCCCCTTCTTTTGCATTTTTATATCATTGGACTTCAAGCGTGAAATAaccacaaaaactgaaaaattgACAATCACTTTTGCTCCGTTTGTTTCGGT is a genomic window containing:
- the LOC120002726 gene encoding WEB family protein At2g40480-like isoform X1, whose product is MAETQDLVVCDYPVPGTPGIREMRTENEMRSESLGSGGSNPGSGIRRVSMRAEIDTSPPFGSVKEAVTRFGGSGSWMPYKQDIEQIDIKKVEEQAAELEKDLIVKELETLDVLEELGTIKKIVEEFKRQLQNEALIRCMTSPSYAHISSPSYGYNPSSSPDLILMELKQAKLNIGKTMTGLGVIQTSVESLNNKMKKEKLLLEKTCQILTSKFAGARSFDEANVGAKTAQLRLIAARKMEEAAKAAEAVAIAEMKALSVDGNDKFSGFVLPEPEHKPEQPKNRVWPQRRSDTNSMTKVAILKKMKEATEEVKHSKQALEEVLQKVETANRKQFAAEEALRKWIHQHDYDTMPVSYGIENGVNDDSKQVSRTTVSMRDVLRKKQVLPEEYVQEEGPPERQRVALSQMLQELKEDLTFHPKPEKDIGVDINPKQLFGQRRKFGFIHISLPILAKQSRKKMHS
- the LOC120002726 gene encoding WEB family protein At2g40480-like isoform X2 produces the protein MAETQDLVVCDYPVPGTPGIREMRTENEMRSESLGSGGSNPGSGIRRVSMRAEIDTSPPFGSVKEAVTRFGGSGSWMPYKDIEQIDIKKVEEQAAELEKDLIVKELETLDVLEELGTIKKIVEEFKRQLQNEALIRCMTSPSYAHISSPSYGYNPSSSPDLILMELKQAKLNIGKTMTGLGVIQTSVESLNNKMKKEKLLLEKTCQILTSKFAGARSFDEANVGAKTAQLRLIAARKMEEAAKAAEAVAIAEMKALSVDGNDKFSGFVLPEPEHKPEQPKNRVWPQRRSDTNSMTKVAILKKMKEATEEVKHSKQALEEVLQKVETANRKQFAAEEALRKWIHQHDYDTMPVSYGIENGVNDDSKQVSRTTVSMRDVLRKKQVLPEEYVQEEGPPERQRVALSQMLQELKEDLTFHPKPEKDIGVDINPKQLFGQRRKFGFIHISLPILAKQSRKKMHS
- the LOC120002726 gene encoding WEB family protein At2g40480-like isoform X3, yielding MAETQDLVVCDYPVPGTPGIREMRTENEMRSESLGSGGSNPGSGIRRVSMRAEIDTSPPFGSVKEAVTRFGGSGSWMPYKQDIEQIDIKKVEEQAAELEKDLIVKELETLDVLEELGTIKKIVEEFKRQLQNEALIRCMTSPSYAHISSPSYGYNPSSSPDLILMELKQAKLNIGARSFDEANVGAKTAQLRLIAARKMEEAAKAAEAVAIAEMKALSVDGNDKFSGFVLPEPEHKPEQPKNRVWPQRRSDTNSMTKVAILKKMKEATEEVKHSKQALEEVLQKVETANRKQFAAEEALRKWIHQHDYDTMPVSYGIENGVNDDSKQVSRTTVSMRDVLRKKQVLPEEYVQEEGPPERQRVALSQMLQELKEDLTFHPKPEKDIGVDINPKQLFGQRRKFGFIHISLPILAKQSRKKMHS